A genomic window from Candidatus Bathyarchaeota archaeon includes:
- the glyS gene encoding glycine--tRNA ligase — MKPPKDKYEIISEMGKRRGYFWPSYEIYGGSGGFITYGPLGALLKRRLEEKFRKFYLQPSGIVEIDSPVITPANVLEASGHVENFKEPTVECGKCKNKFRADHLLQEFANMTDTQTEKLTLQNVVTELENYKIKCPDCGGIFSKAEQIMTMFQTTIGPYSDSIGYGRPEAAQGIFVEFKRIFESSRSRLPLGVAQIGRALRNEISPRQGPVRLREFTIIDIEFFLDPEDKKCPLLSEVEDETLRFLLAENKVKNITEPIEITIKDALAKGIIKEEWLAYFMAQAKRFLVEMGVPEDKQRFIEKLDYERAHYSQEGFDQEVYLDRWGWTEVSGHNYRTDFDLSRHMQASGVDLTAFKESEDGGRRFIPHVIEPSFGLDRLVYVALEYAYADKNKRKVLGLPRDLSPIQISVFPLVNKDGLPEKAEKVYRMLLDEGFTVNKDVSGSIGRRYARADEAGTLLGLTVDYDTVEKNTVTLRDRDSWKQVLSNLTELPELLHGYFRNKLNFEDLGKIIEH, encoded by the coding sequence ATGAAACCCCCAAAAGACAAATATGAAATTATAAGCGAGATGGGAAAACGCCGAGGATATTTCTGGCCATCCTACGAAATATACGGAGGTTCCGGCGGATTCATTACGTATGGTCCTCTTGGTGCATTACTTAAACGACGATTAGAAGAAAAATTTAGAAAATTCTATCTTCAACCTTCAGGCATTGTTGAAATTGACTCTCCAGTTATCACGCCTGCAAACGTTTTGGAGGCTTCTGGTCACGTAGAAAATTTCAAAGAACCCACAGTAGAATGTGGAAAATGCAAAAACAAGTTTCGGGCTGACCATCTGCTGCAAGAATTTGCGAACATGACTGACACCCAAACTGAAAAACTTACGCTTCAAAATGTGGTAACTGAACTTGAAAACTACAAAATCAAATGCCCAGATTGTGGCGGAATTTTTAGCAAAGCGGAACAGATTATGACAATGTTCCAAACCACTATTGGTCCTTATTCTGACTCTATTGGTTATGGTCGCCCAGAAGCCGCTCAAGGAATTTTTGTCGAGTTTAAACGAATTTTTGAAAGTTCCAGAAGCCGTTTGCCTTTAGGGGTTGCCCAGATAGGGAGGGCTCTTCGAAACGAAATTTCTCCAAGACAAGGTCCAGTGCGACTACGAGAATTTACAATAATTGACATTGAGTTCTTTTTAGACCCTGAAGACAAAAAATGTCCCTTACTAAGTGAGGTAGAAGACGAGACATTGCGTTTTTTGCTCGCAGAAAACAAAGTTAAGAACATTACAGAGCCCATAGAAATTACAATCAAAGATGCATTGGCTAAAGGAATCATCAAAGAAGAATGGTTAGCCTATTTTATGGCGCAGGCTAAACGTTTTCTTGTGGAAATGGGGGTTCCCGAGGACAAACAACGTTTCATTGAAAAACTCGATTATGAGCGTGCTCATTATTCTCAAGAAGGTTTCGACCAAGAAGTATATCTGGACAGGTGGGGCTGGACCGAAGTTTCAGGGCATAACTACCGAACAGATTTTGACCTAAGCAGACACATGCAAGCAAGTGGAGTAGACTTAACTGCTTTTAAAGAATCTGAAGACGGTGGACGACGCTTTATTCCTCATGTTATTGAGCCCAGTTTTGGTTTAGACCGTCTAGTTTATGTTGCTTTAGAATATGCATATGCAGACAAAAACAAACGAAAAGTTTTGGGTCTGCCTCGTGACCTTTCTCCAATTCAAATTAGTGTTTTTCCGTTAGTAAACAAAGATGGCTTGCCTGAAAAAGCAGAAAAAGTTTATCGCATGCTCCTTGACGAAGGCTTTACTGTAAACAAAGACGTTTCAGGTTCCATTGGTCGACGATATGCCCGAGCTGACGAAGCTGGAACACTACTGGGATTAACTGTGGATTATGACACTGTAGAAAAGAATACTGTTACTTTGCGTGACCGGGACAGCTGGAAACAAGTATTAAGCAATCTTACTGAGCTGCCTGAATTGCTGCATGGTTATTTCCGCAACAAACTAAACTTTGAAGATTTAGGAAAAATAATTGAACACTAA
- a CDS encoding bifunctional phosphoglucose/phosphomannose isomerase, translating to MVIVLNDPKKVKEIDKSDMLGDLDKTSDYCKDAIKQAQKVTVAKNVKPQNIVIVGMGGSAIGGELLKDWLRDTLPICIDVCRDYTLPAYVNDKTLIIANSYSGNTEETLTAFLSAIQKKCTVVAVTSGGQLGEFCKKLHLPHVLIPSGLQPRAAIPYLFFPVAILLQKMDILSNVEDELEEAIKIIEVVSKENNANIPMKDNKAKTIAEKILNTIPVVYGFRQYTSVAHRLKAQFNENSKVPSKSDSFPELNHNETVGYDAPTELTKKLSVILIRDIDEPLEIKNRIETTAELVLKNANSISEIYANGQSKLAKMFSVLCLSDYISVYLAILQSKDPSPVKIIDKVKAELTKKNRMKEHFEAELAKLK from the coding sequence ATGGTTATTGTTTTGAATGACCCAAAAAAAGTCAAAGAAATTGATAAAAGTGATATGCTTGGTGATTTGGATAAAACTTCTGATTATTGTAAAGATGCCATTAAACAGGCACAAAAAGTAACTGTTGCCAAGAATGTTAAACCACAAAACATAGTTATTGTTGGAATGGGGGGTTCAGCAATAGGTGGAGAACTTCTCAAAGACTGGTTACGTGACACTCTTCCTATTTGTATCGACGTTTGTCGGGACTACACCCTTCCAGCTTACGTTAATGACAAAACCCTGATTATTGCAAATAGTTATTCAGGAAACACTGAAGAAACGTTAACTGCTTTTTTGTCTGCCATACAAAAAAAATGTACAGTTGTTGCCGTAACTTCTGGTGGCCAATTAGGTGAATTCTGCAAAAAACTTCATCTACCTCACGTTTTGATACCGTCGGGTTTGCAGCCTCGGGCGGCTATTCCATACTTGTTTTTTCCAGTTGCAATTCTTTTACAAAAAATGGACATTTTATCAAATGTTGAAGATGAACTGGAAGAAGCCATCAAAATTATTGAAGTAGTATCCAAAGAAAACAACGCAAATATCCCCATGAAAGATAACAAAGCAAAAACAATAGCTGAAAAGATACTGAACACTATTCCAGTTGTTTACGGGTTTAGGCAATACACTAGTGTAGCACATAGATTGAAGGCACAGTTTAATGAAAACAGTAAGGTTCCCAGTAAATCAGATAGTTTTCCCGAATTAAACCACAACGAAACCGTAGGTTATGATGCTCCAACAGAGTTGACCAAAAAATTGTCAGTTATTCTTATCAGAGACATTGATGAACCTTTAGAAATAAAAAACAGGATAGAAACTACTGCTGAGCTGGTTCTCAAAAATGCCAATTCAATTTCAGAAATATATGCTAACGGTCAAAGCAAACTTGCAAAAATGTTTTCTGTTTTGTGTCTGAGCGATTACATAAGTGTTTATCTTGCAATTTTACAGAGTAAAGACCCAAGCCCCGTGAAAATAATTGACAAAGTAAAAGCTGAGTTAACCAAGAAAAACAGGATGAAAGAACATTTTGAAGCAGAGTTAGCTAAGTTGAAATGA